In a genomic window of Magnolia sinica isolate HGM2019 chromosome 14, MsV1, whole genome shotgun sequence:
- the LOC131224930 gene encoding uncharacterized protein LOC131224930, producing the protein MDWGHVDVSSLSIFEASGDSEGGHDLITATEHNISYVGIVAADDAESCTSDSSDICEYQVNDDGNGDEGDHEGDDDYDGGDDQWTNREMGFGGGAVEVGQEEEGVVDSGRRVPLNEMEDKLFWEACLAMGYP; encoded by the coding sequence ATGGATTGGGGCCACGTGGACGTATCATCTCTCTCCATTTTTGAAGCAAGTGGGGATTCCGAGGGTGGGCATGACCTGATCACTGCAACTGAACACAACATATCCTATGTGGGCATTGTAGCCGCTGATGATGCTGAGTCATGCACTAGTGACTCATCGGATATCTGCGAGTACCAAGTCAATGACGACGGCAACGGTGATGAAGGTGATCATGAAGGTGATGATGATTACGATGGTGGTGATGATCAGTGGACTAATCGGGAAATGGGTTTCGGAGGTGGGGCTGTGGAGGTGGGTCAAGAAGAGGAAGGTGTGGTTGATAGTGGGAGAAGGGTCCCACTGAATGAAATGGAGGATAAGCTGTTTTGGGAGGCATGTTTGGCAATGGGATATCCATGA